One window of Panulirus ornatus isolate Po-2019 chromosome 13, ASM3632096v1, whole genome shotgun sequence genomic DNA carries:
- the LOC139752924 gene encoding alkaline phosphatase-like, whose protein sequence is MRMWKTLIWYGGLLLLLITTTTTQGGRRELEARQHWWDLAQNELAAALNVRQNWNVAKNVIMFLGDGMGITANTAARIYKGQKEGRNGEEGYLTWERFPNAALLKTYNVDKQVPDSAATATAYLCGVKANYYTLGLDPEVMLGDCAASRNSIYHTPSILTWAQEAGMDTGIVTTTRVTHATPAATYAHSAHRNWECDGNLGEKGVGCMDIADQLVSENPGKNIKVILGGGRQVFGAGLGSVDNDTCIRTDGRDLTKEWLEDKTNSGHTGRYVTNTGELHSVDLEDTDYLLGLFADSHTSFEVDRLVGPSGAPSLKEMALKALKFLQEKNNGFFLLVEGGRIDHALHDNLPRRALEETVVLDNTVAAVLKEVDLEDTMVVVTADHSHVMTINGYPDRGNDILGITGDISKIDGLPYTTLMFTNGPGYNYAIEGDKVVRQDPRDANVKHMDYRSQAAVPAYPLSETHGGEDVAIWAVGPMSHLFHRTHEQHYVAHAMAYSACIGPSADNCERPAHASFTKDRAPPKPTTTHPTILLHGLRKPKSGPAGAAKPKFPTLSSILQDLLDDNEQKIMTALGTESVRSYSIASDLQKLLGRRSAPSRRMV, encoded by the exons ATGAGGATGTGGAAGACGCTGATATGGTATGgggggctgctcctcctcctcatcaccactacgACAACACAAGGTGGACGACGTGAGCTGGAAG CTCGTCAGCACTGGTGGGACCTGGCCCAGAACGAGCTGGCCGCTGCGCTGAACGTCCGCCAAAACTGGAATGTGGCCAAGAATGTGATCATGTTCCTTGGTGATGGCATGGGCATCACAGCCAACACCGCCGCCAGGATCTACAAAggccagaaggaaggaaggaatggagaggaaGGATACCTCACGTGGGAGAGATTCCCCAACGCGGCGCTCCTCAAG ACGTACAACGTGGACAAGCAGGTGCCAGACAGCGCGGCCACAGCCACCGCCTACCTCTGTGGGGTCAAGGCTAACTACTACACCCTCGGGTTGGACCCGGAGGTCATGCTTGGGGACTGTGCTGCCAGCAGGAACTCCatctaccacactccctccatcctcacatgGGCCCAGGAGGCCGGCATGGACACAG GTATCGTGACCACAACGCGGGTGACCCACGCCACGCCCGCGGCAACCTACGCCCACTCCGCCCACAGGAACTGGGAGTGTGACGGGAACTTGGGAGAGAAGGGGGTCGGATGTATGGACATCGCCGACCAACTGGTGTCTGAAAACCCAGGAAAGAATATAAAG GTGATCCTGGGAGGCGGACGACAGGTCTTCGGGGCGGGTCTGGGCTCGGTCGACAACGACACATGCatccggacggacggacgggaccTGACGAAGGAATGGTTGGAGGACAAAACCAACAGCGGCCACACGGGTCGTTACGTCACCAACACGGGAGAACTGCACAGTGTTGACCTCGAGGATACGGACTACCTCCTGG GTCTCTTCGCAGACTCCCACACGTCCTTCGAGGTGGACCGCTTGGTGGGGCCTTCAGGGGCGCCCTCGCTCAAGGAAATGGCCCTGAAGGCACTGAAGTTCCTTCAGGAGAAGAACAACGGCTTCTTTCTCCTG gttgaaggtggaaggattgacCACGCTCTACATGACAACTTACCTCGCAGAGCGTTGGAAGAGACGGTGGTCTTGGACAACACCGTTGCTGCCGTCCTTAAG GAGGTCGACCTGGAGGACACGATGGTCGTGGTAACGGCTGATCACTCCCACGTTATGACCATTAACGGATACCCCGACCGTGGCAACGACATCTTGG GTATAACGGGGGATATATCCAAGATAGATGGCCTGCCTTATACCACTCTGATGTTCACCAATGGCCCGGGGTATAACTACGCCATCGAAGGAGACAAG GTGGTGCGTCAGGACCCGAGGGATGCCAACGTTAAGCATATGGACTACAGGAGCCAGGCCGCCGTGCCCGCGTATCCCTTATCGGAGACCCACGGAGGGGAGGACGTCGCCATATGGGCAGTGG GACCCATGTCTCACCTGTTTCATCGAACCCACGAGCAGCATTACGTCGCCCACGCCATGGCCTACTCTGCCTGCATTGGTCCCAGTGCAGACAACTGCGAGAGGCCGGCCCACGCCTCCTTCACCAAGGACCGCGCCCCTCCTAAACCTACCACGACACATCCTACCATACTCCTGCACGGCCTGAGGAAACCCAAGTCTGGACCAGCAGGAGCTGCCAAGCCAAAGTTCCCAACTCTCTCCTCGATCCTTCAGGATCTGCTGGACGACAACGAACAgaag ATCATGACAGCTCTGGGCACGGAGTCTGTGAGGAGCTATTCCATCGCAAGTGACCTGCAGAAGCTCCTGGGTCGGAGGTCGGCCCCGTCTCGACGTATGGTGTGA